The following nucleotide sequence is from Oreochromis niloticus isolate F11D_XX linkage group LG9, O_niloticus_UMD_NMBU, whole genome shotgun sequence.
aacgataacgatatgtattgcgaaataactttttctcgatagaaaaattaaactattgcgataggcctcatctctcttgtcctcttaaaaaaaaaaagaaaagaacagccaatccaaattaagtagcgcagagccgaaccaatcacagccgcagcttcacgtcacgtgacttgttacgtacagcacaagtgccaagccgcacgtgtgtatttgtttgggaagcagccagccgccgtgccgcccgggtaatggaggaaacgagtttgccgactagagaaaaatcaaccgagggCGTGaccgaaggttaccgaagaaaaaacagatgatggttccaataccggagagattgtcgaacggaagggccacagaagttccgtagtgtgaaggtatttcggctatttcaagtctgacaaaaaacagagtagcgcgcactgtaaattgtgccgaaagcaagtctggaaatacaataaagcggtgcatgctcaatctctgactgaaagcgctgattcgtcattcggcttttgtcagactaaagtcactgttaaaactgtttgaaaagctaagctatacaacaaggagagattgagaatttccttttagttctcagtttatttgatattgacaaaagttagtcaattttgtctgttcttctgtaaaacgacctaagatttatttttagaattaatattttgtttctaagtggaattgacaatttagtggtctgttttgttctattttgaaacttaaacgctttagcagCCGCCCTTTGTGTCTgaaaaagtctcatgttccttaagtacatctgccctgttgaacttattatgggaaataaatatttaaatcaaaacaagctgctgattatttcaaatatagttatttggcttatatcgtgatatatatcgttatcgcctgaaatgaaaaaaacatatcgtgatatgaaaaaatcttatatcgcccagctctacctgAGAGATACTTGTAGGCAGAAGAAGGAAGACAGCAGAGATAGGAGGACCAACTTGATCAATCATAAACAGTTAGCACAGAGTGCACACAGGTTCTTGTTTTACAGGGAACAAAGGTCACTCGGTACGCTGACTGCGTGAGAGTAACACGGCACTAAAGGTTCACCTTAGTGCGTGTAGAAGAACAGGTAAGATTCTTCAGCTACTTTTCATTAGTAAAAGATGATTACACAACAAGTATTAAGAGAAACAGTGTGAAAACCAGATAGGAATTGTGATTGTGACATGTGCAGACGTGCGGGGTTAGTCTGCAGACACATTTCTACATGTGTCCTTTAAAAGAAGACGTGcgctgaagtgtttttaaagaaaacttgtttcttttctctgtaAGACATCTGAAAAAGACACTCCAGCATCAGTGTGCACTCAACAACCGAGAGACCCACTCACTAACACAGTGCGTTATCTCTACTGTACTCTGACCTCGGGTTCATGCTGTAAAGTGCCGATTTCTCAGTTCACTGCACATACAAAGAATTCACATATAATTATTAATGTTTTCAGTCTTAATGGAGTCCAACGCTGTGTCATATATTTAAAGAGGAATATGACATGCAATGATGGGTAATGTTTTTTTATCCACAGGTTAGATGGCTTAATAGCTCTCAACTGTAAAGGGTATTTTCATCACATTCTGAacagtttttttccttctgctcTTTGTGATGTCAGTGAGAACAGACACAGTCATGTCAGCCAGCTGTGCTCCGCCTACCTGCTGTTCCAGTCAAACACtttaaacaaaatgttgtaaagCCTCAAGCTGccttttacactgtcaccatcCTGCTGCTTGGTATTAAGCGCACATGGATGTGTCAAACATGTGGTAGAGTTTTATCctccttttttaaataatgggGCTATCATTGAAAAATCAGGgtagttttgttttcatgtcaAACTGAGACCATCAGCTTATCATGACAGTGATAATAAGGTCAGCGATCAAGAGACCCAAGCGTTGTTTTTCCTTTGCCATTTATTAGACTTTCTGCAGCACCCCCTGTTGGCCACTACTGAGAATGCATATTTATGTCACTTTGTATCACTCGTTGTGAGCATTTGTCCTCATGACATGCTGTGCTTTGTGTAAAAGTTGGCCAATACTTATTTCCAAAATCTTGTCTCACACTTTTAAGCCCCGCACACTTTTTGCAGCATACACtgatatttttcatctttttgtggTCTCCAGGTGCTACTGTGTCACGCAACCTTGTTTTTAAGAGGCACAGCCAATCCAAAGAACACTGGCTtaaagggggaggagctaaacATGTATTTCAGGAAATAAGTTTTACTGACAGGctaaatgattattttttaactGTAACTTATGCAAACCTTGTGTATAAATGGAGGTGATGTTAGTCAGATTATTTTAGTCCAACTACATAATTTGCAATAAACTGCAACCAATTCGGCTAAAATCTGTGCCGTAGTAATGCTTTTTCAATCAAACAGCTGAATTCTAACAGTCACATAGATTAATTAATTACTGGTTTTCGTAACACTCCAGATAAAACAAAGGAGCATGTTTTCTCTGTCATGTGTTGGTTACACTACTTTGTATCCATTTCTTTTCAGCATGGTATGATGGAGAGGTGCTGGCAGCCTCTCCTCCTGCTGTGGCTCACTGCAGGGCTGGTAAAAAATAACCAGACAGTGAAAGACGGTGAAACCGTAAGAAAAGTTCTGGCCTTTAACACCATTTTGCTCCAGCTGTCTATTTCTATATTTTTCGAGTTTTCTATAATAACTGTTCCTGTTCCTCCCATCAGCTGACAGTAAACTTCACCAACGAACATCTTCAAGTCATCCCTCACAACCAAAATGTTAACGTTACCAAACTGGTGATTGATGGGAACCTAATTACTCTGAATGACACGGACAAGCAAGCACTAGCTTGCTATCCCAGACTGGTAGAGCTTCACTTGGATGCTAACTGGATCACTGCTATTCCAGCCAAATACTTTGCTGTGGTACCAAACCTCAGAGTGCTGTCTCTCGCCAGAAACAACCTCAGCAGGTCAGTAGGCTAGCAAATGTCTAACTTCTAACTAAATGCTAATTAGCTGCTTTAAGTATGTGTGTTAAACACCAACCATTaaactggtttgattttgatgTTGGTGGATACTTGCTAAAACCTACTACTGTTGCATGACAGTAATATATCCAAGTACAGTGTGTATGTAATCAAGTGTAATAATTCCTGCAGTTTCTTCTACTGTGGCTGTTTTTTGTAGCCTTGACCCTGAGGCTTTCAGTAGCCTGGATGTCTTGACAGAGTTGGACCTGACCCACAACTTGCTAACAAGCCTCCCTGCACAGCTGATCAGTGGGCTGAACAAGTTACAGGTAAAACGTGCATTTCAAAAAGAATCTGCTAACTTTAGAGTTTAGTTATAATTTATCTAGACATGACATACATAGAGaaatgcatgcatgtgtatAAAATGGGGTTTTAGGGCTGCACATGTAAGTGTTTCCTGTACAGGATGTGTTATTATTTCATTTACCTCGCTCTGTCTGGTCCCATCAGGTACTGAACCTACAGGGAAACCCTTGGAATTGTTCCTGTCCACTGCTGACCATCATTGGACAGATCGATGCAGCAAATATTACCATGGGTAGTAATTTTCATCACACAGTTTTAAATGTTGGCTGACCTGTGACCCTTTCTCAGACTGATTGCTTACATACATTGGGAGCTAATGAGTCAATTACAGCAGTTTGAAAACCataaacactgctcaaaaaatgaaaagaacatttaaggaaaaaaaacggTGCCAGAAACAGAGTTCATGAGGGTGGCTTGAGGGCCGACGCCCTCTAGTGGGCCCTGTGTGACACATGTGAAAGGGTCTGGAGCAGCTGCAGAGAACGTTACGCTCTCTGTAACATCGTTCAGCATGACCAGATTGGTGGGTGAGGAATGGtctggggaggcatatccatggaggGACACACAGACGTCTACAGGCTAGGCAACGGCACCTGACTGATATTAGGGATCGGGACAACAGACTAGCTGCATCAtttgtttcacttttatttCCGCTGTGTGAATTCGGCCCCCTCTaggttgatcattttcattcCCATCTTTTTCTTCCTAAAACATTCCCCAGTCCATATCTCTATCCAGCATGACTTTTCCCCACTGAGACCAGCATGTGTTCAAAATGTTCCTGAACTTTTTGTGAGCAGTGTATCTTTATTTGAAGGAATTTTAGTAGACACTGAGTATCTTGCTTGAATCTACAGCTTCATAGTGGCACATTTGTAGTTACAATCTATGAGCCATGTAAAAGACTCGCACAGCTGGTATGGAGGTTTTATTTGAACCTTATTTGAAAGATTATTGGCAACTGATGTTACTGGAAGCCAGAATCACCTAAAGAACCTAAAGCTCATACTGCTGATCAACACATAAGAACACCCGGtgcttttgtctgcttcctTTTAAACTGCAGACAGGTGATTTGGTGACACTTTAGTGATGGTTACCATAAACCCCAGAGCAGCATATATGCAGGAGAGCACCCAACCATATTTAACATGGTTCCCATGCAGAGATGAAGGCTCTGCCTTAGTTAGTGAGCAAAAATGTCTGCTGGGGATACTGAGCGATGGTCTGGTTACTTATTTAAAGGAAAATGTTGTTGCTGGTAGCTTAAATCATATGTCCGATGTTGCAAATTTCAGTGATTCTCTTGGATCAATCAGTGAACTACATTATTTTCACATCATTCCTTAAATCCCTTATCCCAGTATTATAGCCAAAAgcactattttgaatgaaaaaaagtacAAGTAGAGACAAGTAGGAGTGTACTATACAGAGTTAACAAGGCCAGTGTTTAAAATCCCTTTCTATCTGAAGAAACTAACTTTCTCTAACTTTAGTAACTTAAAGAGTATGTAAGACCTGTAACCTACTGAAGGAaatggtgtctggctgcaggaGGACCACAGGTCATCTGTGCATCTCCAGCAGAGCAGGCTGGACGAGATCTTCTTAATGCTACAGCACTGTGCTCCACATTATTACCCACCATCACACCAGACCCTCAGAAACCAAAAACACCAGTCCACTATCTCCAGACGTCGGGCCCATCAGTTATTACGACGACCACACAGTCAACCAGTCAGAACGACAGCATCAGCAAAGGTACGACATCGAGAGCTGCAGATCATTTTCTCCACTTAAATATGTGAACGCACAAATGCAAGCTTATAACACCATCTCCATCCTCAAACCCAAACTAGACCCCACACCTGTGCTCGGCAACACGTGGAAATTCACCGCATCCGTCGCAATCTTGGCAGTAACGACCTCCATGCTCATCGTATGTGCCGTCAAGGGACCGTCCTGGTACAAGCTCTTCCACAACTACAGGCATCAGCAGTTACAACAAGAAGTTGGGGAGGACGAGGATTTTGTGTCAACAGAGTTCTCAGCGACAGGAAGACACCCGGCCCatcaa
It contains:
- the LOC102080331 gene encoding leucine-rich repeat-containing protein 19 translates to MMERCWQPLLLLWLTAGLVKNNQTVKDGETLTVNFTNEHLQVIPHNQNVNVTKLVIDGNLITLNDTDKQALACYPRLVELHLDANWITAIPAKYFAVVPNLRVLSLARNNLSSLDPEAFSSLDVLTELDLTHNLLTSLPAQLISGLNKLQVLNLQGNPWNCSCPLLTIIGQIDAANITMGGPQVICASPAEQAGRDLLNATALCSTLLPTITPDPQKPKTPVHYLQTSGPSVITTTTQSTSQNDSISKDPTPVLGNTWKFTASVAILAVTTSMLIVCAVKGPSWYKLFHNYRHQQLQQEVGEDEDFVSTEFSATGRHPAHQTFSFEQMNRQMQEEQEEQEYFEDPYIRREE